DNA from Synechococcus elongatus PCC 6301:
CCCATATTTCAATTCATACTTGGCCTGAATCTGGCTACGCTGCTGTCGATGTCTTTACCTGCGGCAGTCATACCCAGCCAGAAACCGCCTGTCATTTCTTAATCGAAGCTTTTCGATCACGACAATACACGCTGCACACCTTGCGACGACAACCTCCCGCTTCAATTCGAGAAGTCAGTCGCGACCCTGTTGCAGCCTAAGCGCCACTTCCTTGCACAATTCATGGCTACGACCCCTGCTGGCCTTGCGGTCACAGGGGTTTCTTGTGGGCAGCAGACCGAGTGGCGGTGATCTCAACTCCCCTGTCTCCTCGCGCGATCGCTCGGCAGAGAGCCAAGTCAGGGCCTGAATCTTGGGGAAATTGGAGCCAGCGATCGCTGCTCCTATGGCTCATCTAGACCGTCTAGGGATGCTCTTGTAACCATTTCTACAGAAAAGAACCCTGAAAAAGCAGTCGCCGCAAGACTTTAGGCCTTCCACTTCAAAAAAGAGTGCTGTATTATTTGCGAGACCCGCTCAAATCTACTTTTCATCATGAATAAGGGTGAACTCATCGATCAGGTGGCAGTACGGACTGGCCTGACTAAAGTGCAAGTTGCTGCCGCGATTGATGCTTTGGTCGACGTTATTGTCGATACCGTAGTCGAAGGTGAAAAAGTGTCCATTCTGGGCTTTGGAGCCTTCGAAGCGCGCGAGCGCTCCGAGCGTCAGGGCCTCAATCCCAAAACTGGCGACAAAATCTTGATCCCTGCTAAAAAAGTTCCTGCTTTCACTGCTGGCAAGCTTTTCAAAGATCGCGTCCAAGGCTAAAGCAACAGTCAAAACCGTATTAAAAAGGGGAGAAATCATCATGATTTCTCCCCTTTTTTGTCTGAATCTTAGGCTGGGTTTGTGACCCACAATACTCTCTTAGGAGTGGAGTCGTCGCCAAGCATTGTCGTAACGACCTTGGAAATAGCTAAGCAATTCAGGGGTGTTGAGTCGGGCTGCAACGAGAGCTCGAGAGCGTGAGGAGGACATCCCCCAAGGATTGGGGTTGCGTTTTTGGCTATTGGCAGTGACATCGAGCTGATCGTGCAACTCAGCATCGAGCTTTGCAAGCTTGGTCATAGTGACATTGCGTCCAGCAGGGCAACTTCAATCCTAGAAAGCTGCTTTGCTGGCCAAGCCTTGTGTTGCGGCTCTGCGACAGTTCGCAGCAATGCTTTGACTGTGTAACAGTGACTGCTCACTCCTACGCGGACTCTCCCGGGAGTGCCTAGATTCCTCTCTTATCTCTCCGTTCAATGCAAGACGCGAGCAATTAGTGCGAAGGACCACTGAAGAGGCCCAATTGTTCAGTAGCGATCGTGGCATCTATCTGCTGGGGCGACGCCTGAGTCCGACGCTGGCTACCATTGCCACGCCGTAACCCCACAGCAATGCGGCTGTGTTTTT
Protein-coding regions in this window:
- a CDS encoding HU family DNA-binding protein, with product MNKGELIDQVAVRTGLTKVQVAAAIDALVDVIVDTVVEGEKVSILGFGAFEARERSERQGLNPKTGDKILIPAKKVPAFTAGKLFKDRVQG